The window GAAGAAGGCCTTCGAATCTGTGAGGCGACTTCCTGACAGCACCGGGGCCATGTGGAACAAACACAGCACTGGATTTGGAGGACGCCCGATCTCCTTCATCGTGTCAAAGTACTGAGTTATAAGAACCATGTCCATCACGTCCTTGCTGAAGTCCCGGCACGTTTCAGAGAAGGCCAGCACACTGTCTCGTAGCCCATCCACAATTGCCTGGGGCTGTCGGGCAATCCCAAGCCCGGACAAGTATTTGGGCTCGGCCTCCCCTCAGCCTTCTTGATTTGCAGAATCTTCTCTGCTTCAGCCTTCTCATTAGTAGCAACCCTCATCCTAGAAGCTGTttattcacacacacacacgaaaaatttaaatcgagagcgCGTTGCCAATACAAAGGCGTTGTCTCATTAGAGTAGCAAACTTGCCTGCATTGATCTCATTCATAGCCTTCTTGACATGACGGTCGGGCTCTATATCAACGATGAGCGTTTGGACAATCTCGAAGCCATAAGCAGACATCGCCTGAAGAATGCACGTTAAGAGTTTGAATAACGGAATGTAGGAACAGAATGGTGTGAACGAGCATCACCTTTCGAGTTCTTGCTCCACGGATTTGGCTATCTCGTTCTTCTGCTCGAAAACAGAATCCAGTATCAATCTTGGGGCACACTAGCTCTGATGACTACAAAATAAATCGGTTAGCAACACATAATCGACTTAAAAGAAGGTGCGAAAACAGAGTGGTACCATCGAAAACATAGGCTTGGATCTGAGCCTTGGTGTTGGAGAGCTTATAAAAGCATCAGCTGCGTTTTGTGCCACGGCCCGGTATTGAATGGATGCAACCACAGTAACAAACACATTGTCCtgaaacacaaaattaaataaaaggttcaaccaaacacaaaaatatgaaacaagATGATAACACATGCATGATGCTCATACCTTGGTTTTGGTCTCGCATCGAACATCAAGCTGTTGGACGCGCAGGGATAGCTTGCCGGCTAATTTGTAGCCGAGAAACCAAGGCACGCAGTGACACCCTGGCTCGAGGACTTCGCTGTACTTGCCAAACTTCTCTTTCATGCCCACAGTAGACTGTTCTACTTGAACACAACATGACAGTGCTTGAcccatttttccacacctgaCCATATATACATAGATTGTTAATTGCAATATACTACATCAAACATCAAACTTCTATAATCTTTAGACTCCTCTCCTTTTATTAGTTAACAAAGTGGATCATAGAAATTCGAATTCAGACGGTTATAGAATTATTTCaagtagaaaaaaaacttGATCTAGGTTCAATAACAAACTGCAAAAGAGGTTCTTGGATTGAACACCATATGAGAGGGAAAAAACATGTGTACCTTAATTCCTATGCACAAagttcttgaatttttttgttagggtTTCTGCGCTGATGGTTGCAAATATGAGATCTATGAAAGATTTTCCCGGAAGTTCTAATATGATTTGGATTAATGCTAAAATTGAggggttttttttaaataaataattgcagTATTGTACTATActttatagagaaaatattctctagaatatatatatatatatatatatatataatataatattaaaagaatatatttataatacaatgtattaaattaatagaatatatctTGACACATATTAATACAattctttgaatatttaacTAGAGAGTtgcatatttatcaatttctaaaataataggagtactacatacaatcaagattaaaatattaaaaaaatgagttagaAATAAGTAATTACAACTAACAGCCTGTcgcattattttatttttaaacaaaagtgctatagtattatttttttaaaacagaACGTCTTCACTCATTTAAAAGTTTTGCTGTaatgttaatttttaattttgatttagaaataccaaattcactacttaattttcaataaacaaAGTATCAActaatttcttcatttttatagtaatagattttatttttttgcaactTTCGTCTTAAACATAatctattaaatattatttcacctTTCTACccattaaatttacaaaatcttACTAATAAGctgtatattaaattttaatttgttactacGACATGTTATAGTTAATGCTTTAGAAGTattcataattcaaatatatttcctTAATTCAGGCTATCCTTATTTAAGGTATATAtacaaagaataaattttataaaaaataaaatacagtattataaaattataacttaAACCCTACTATGCCAATGCCATAATgtcaaaaaaatcatttccCATGATATATATTGTCAAGGACTCAGTGTCTCAAGGATGTTCactctaaattaaatcataattaattagtactggtattttaaatttgtaattatctTTATTCTAGAAAAGAGTTAATGAAGAAGAGTTTATGTCTAATAAAGTAAACATGCATATAACAAAGTAACACGTTTGAGTACAAGTCATGATAGAACTAGTTAGTATACAGACATCTGCAAGACCTCAGTTCTGCACTAACACTATGGAACTTGCATCAATTTTACAACAGAAACCCTAGAAAATCAAGTCCAATGACGATGGAAACAAGCTTGCAGCGAGCGGAACTGCACTATTCGCACCACGTTAGGTTTCCCACGATCAAATATTTACCGGGAAGGCTTCCAGCAGAGGCGCTAGGTACGTGATTTTCTTGCTGCGTTGGTCACCCGATCAAGATGAGATTATGCAAATTTCAAAGCATAGTTGCACTAAAAGAAGTGGGGTTTTCAGGTCTGTACCTTTCGAAGTTGATATCAGTGACCCAGATGAAGCCAGCAACGTTACTAACAGagacgaaaaaaaaatcagaaagaGAATTTCATTCCTCATTTCCTAATCCTATAGTTGCACTAGATATGAAGCCTATAAAGTGTTTTAGTTTTCTCCCCTTGCATGAGTGCTCATAGAGATGAGTGATAAACTGAATGACGAGCCAAATTTGATGGAAGTCATAAGTAAGCATCAAGATGCTACTAATAAGGAAATTGGTGTACCTGGACATGATTTCGTCTGGTTCTTTAGCAAACGAGACAGCTAATACAAGATGATGCAAGTCTTGGTTGACACTAACAGGAGCCACTCTTAAGCGATCCGAGACTGGTTCTGCACCAACTGGCAGAGCAGAGCGTGGGGCTTGGGGTCCACCACCAATACGATAGATTAACAAATCACTGAAATTGGCTGTGTTAGAATGAGGGGAAAGATCATTCGCAGGGCCATAGAAGTACTCCTGCAGTCAGGGGAAAGGGCAACTCAGTGGAGGAACacaggaaaaaaagaaagaagcaTCACTGGTATGCAGAATTAAATAGCCATGTTATTAGTTTGAAGATGCATACACGTATCCTAGAGCCCCTGGCCTTCTGACGGACTTTTGCATTTCTCGAGACAACACCGCCTGACTTCTGAAGCTTCACCACATCTACATTAGGTTTACTTTTCAAAACATCTCTAAGCATGCTCCAAAGCTTTTCCTGTAGATATGTTCAAATTCCAAAGAAAGCAAGAAGAAGCGATATCACAAGTAAGACTTTGATGTACAAGGCAAGAACCGCTTCAGACAGCCAAACAAATAACATGTCCAGGAGTCATGCTCGAACCAGCAAAAAGAGATACCTGACCCAAAACCAATACAACTGAGGCATTGAACGTATCAATTGCATGCAGCAGTAACTGccaagagaataaaataattagaaaagatCTGACATAAGCCTTTCCTTAACTCATGAAAGGCATATTTGCCAtctgaaaatttattaaatcaaataccTCATAACCAACACCCTCAATCCACCCCATGGTATTAATCACCATGCCTGCAGCTCTAGATTCAACATTTCCAGTAAACTGCCTCTCCAAAACTTGAGCAAGCTCCTTCACCAATACCTTGTACAACTCTACGTTGGCACTGTTAAGCACCAAATCCAAATGAGTAAGGACTAACAATTGAGAAAAGCGAACTTCTCAAAAAGCGACGAGCGAGTACTAGGAAACTGAGAACCACCAAGCACAGAGGATAGATTCAATAAAAAAGCCAATTTTATTACCTAGGGGTTACATGGCCATGGAAGTAAACTAGAGGCATATCAAGAGGAATTCCCTCCACTGGATCAATAGGAAGCTCAATCGGAGTTGCAGCTATACATCCAGGAATTGTTATAGATCCTTGGCCTATGTCTAAATCTACAAAGGTAGGTTTCCATCCCTGTTTAGCTGCCCAGCTTAGAAGCATTCTTGACAATGTACTCTTTCCAGAATCAGTAGGTCCCACGACAATAACCCTTGGTCCCTGAAGAAACAAGACCACAAGATCAGTTCATACATGCAATAGAGCAACCTTAACTCATCTAAACAAATGCCATAAGAGCAGAAATTCATGGCATTTAATCACAAAGAACTATGTCTTTAAAGGATCACATTGAGCTGCACCTTGCACAGATTAGAGCACAATGAAGTAGGGGCAATCCCTTTATCTTATCCCCATGTAACtcatttacttaattcaaCTCAACAAGATATTATCC is drawn from Salvia hispanica cultivar TCC Black 2014 unplaced genomic scaffold, UniMelb_Shisp_WGS_1.0 HiC_scaffold_331, whole genome shotgun sequence and contains these coding sequences:
- the LOC125198948 gene encoding protein CLP1 homolog; protein product: MAYGGPAVAQTAPPGSSETVRQVKLDKECELRVEVGPNFPLRLRLLTGTAEIFGTEIPPEIHLTFPPGHKFAVFTWYGATIEIDGITETDYTADETPMISYINVHAVLDARRNRAKGSPSDSDDSQGPRVIVVGPTDSGKSTLSRMLLSWAAKQGWKPTFVDLDIGQGSITIPGCIAATPIELPIDPVEGIPLDMPLVYFHGHVTPSANVELYKVLVKELAQVLERQFTGNVESRAAGMVINTMGWIEGVGYELLLHAIDTFNASVVLVLGQEKLWSMLRDVLKSKPNVDVVKLQKSGGVVSRNAKVRQKARGSRIREYFYGPANDLSPHSNTANFSDLLIYRIGGGPQAPRSALPVGAEPVSDRLRVAPVSVNQDLHHLVLAVSFAKEPDEIMSSNVAGFIWVTDINFESKKITYLAPLLEAFPVNI